A genomic segment from Lutzomyia longipalpis isolate SR_M1_2022 chromosome 3, ASM2433408v1 encodes:
- the LOC129793301 gene encoding U6 snRNA-associated Sm-like protein LSm2, producing the protein MLFYSFFKSLVGKDVVVELKNDLCICGTLHSVDQYLNIKLTDISVTDPDKYPHMLSVKNCFIRGSVVRYVQLPSDEVDTQLLQDAARKEAVVSTR; encoded by the exons ATG CTGTTCTACTCCTTTTTCAAATCACTCGTCGGAAAGGACGTTGTTGTGGAGCTGAAAAACGATTTGTG CATCTGCGGTACTCTGCATTCTGTGGATCagtatttaaatataaaattaacagATATCAGTGTCACAGATCCCGACAAGTACCCCCATATGTTATCCGTGAAGAATTGCTTCATTCGCGGATCCGTCGTCCGGTACGTTCAGCTACCCAGCGACGAGGTTGACACGCAGCTGCTACAGGATGCCGCCCGGAAGGAAGCAGTAGTCAGTACGAGATAA